A genomic region of Eucalyptus grandis isolate ANBG69807.140 chromosome 5, ASM1654582v1, whole genome shotgun sequence contains the following coding sequences:
- the LOC108954398 gene encoding uncharacterized protein LOC108954398, whose product MAVERRARRPEDAGRRRSSGWTRGCMGLDATSELAALVGLRGFGRLLVALHWFLKLFPFLYHGESCCTGGFGEGEASLKQGAPKSSSSFNTCFKDEDIGFTSIDGSDNYCLIGCLLLLNADGADAVAFPSPTDRRSIGDSRTSEGHQPQASDGRASAATRSGKADGLHYTNKLHAFVQYESINVAEKTAKPSQARGRRDMMEKNPGKKKMLLYLSNDQSNNLRSLLSNLMLTSKGIWGRAERG is encoded by the exons ATGGCTGTCGAACGGCGAGCTAGACGGCCAGAGGACGCGGGACGAAGGCGGAGCAGCGGTTGGACTCGCGGCTGCATGGGACTGGACGCGACAAGCGAGCTAGCTGCTCTGGTGGGCTTGCGGGGCTTCGGACGGCTGCTGGTCGCTCTCCACTGGTTTCTCAAGCTTTTTCCCTTCCTCTACCATGGAGAAAGCTGCTGCACTGGGGGATTCGGGGAAGGAGAAGCTTCACTGAAGCAAGGGGCCCCCAAGAGCTCTTCTAGCTTCAACACTt GTTTCAAAGATGAAGACATTGGCTTTACTTCCATTGACGGAAGTGATAATTATTGCCTTATAGGG TGCCTCTTGCTCCTAAACGCGGACGGCGCCGACGCCGTCGCCTTCCCAAGCCCCACCGATAGGCGGTCCATTGGCGACTCCCGTACGTCCGAag GCCATCAGCCTCAAGCTTCCGATGGGAGAGCTTCTGCAGCAACCAGATCGGGAAAGGCTGATGGCCTGCATTATACTAACAAG TTGCATGCTTTTGTGCAATATGAATCCATCAATGTAGCTGAGAAAACA GCAAAACCCTCTCAAGCACGGGGAAGAAGGGACATGATGGAGAAGAACcctgggaagaagaagatgcttcTATATCTGAGCAACGACCAGAGCAACAACTTGAGGAGTCTTTTGAGCAATCTGATGCTCACTTCCAAGGGAATATG GGGAAGGGCAGAGCGAGGCTGA